GGCCGACAGCGTCACCGTCAGCGTCCGGGTGCCCCGGCTGGGCACGACGAGTTTCCCCTTCGAGTACGAGGTCCGGGACGACGGGCGGGTCGCCGCGACCGGTGAGACGACCGTCGTCACCTACGACCGCGCGGCCGGCGAGCCACAGCCGATTCCCGAGTCCTGGCGCGACGCCATCAGCGAGTTCGAGTTCGGGCAGTAGCAGTATCGGAGAAGCGATGTCGGTCGTGTGTGGATAGATGGCCGGAAACGGTGACGGCCAGAAAGGCCACAGCCCCTTTCAGTCCCGCCCATACGGTCGACTAACCGGCGACGGGGGCTCTCTAGCTGTCCTCGCCCGTGAGTGACGAGTCGTCTGCAGCCGCGACCAGGCGAAGTTCCTTTGGCAGTGACGGCTGTAGGCGGTGTATGGGAGACGATGCTATCGATGGTGTCGACGAGGCGATTCTCCACGCCCTCCAGGAGGACGCGCGTAACATCTCGTCGGGCGACATCGCGGAACGGACCGGCACGTCGGGAAGCACCGTTAGGAAACGGATTCAGCGGCTCGAAGGGGACGAGGTCATCAAGGGGTACAGCGCCGAAATCGACTACCAGAAGTCCGGATACCCGCTCCGGATGCTCCTGTTTTGCACCGCGCCGATTCCCGAGCGTGGCGAGCAGATTCCCGGTATCCTCGACATCGACGGCGTCGTCTCGGTTCAGGAGCTAGTCACCGGCGAGCGGAACCTGCTGGTGACCGTCGTCGGCGAGACGGACAGCGACATCACCCCGGTCGCACAGGAGCTACTGGACCTGGGGCTGACTGTCGTCGACGAGGTGCTGGTCCGGAGCCACGAGACGACGCCGTTTGGCGAGTTCGACGGCGAGTAGGCGCGTCTTTCGGACGACTAATACCCCGTATAGACGCCGTTTAACAGTCCGAAACCGGCATCCAAGACCCGTGAGCGGTCGGACCATACGACTGTTTCGCTGAAATCATAATGTTCTTTAATTTCCTTATACGCGAACAGACTGGTAAGATAGAAGAATTTAATAACCAGTCTGTTCGTTATGTGGACGAACGACGGCCGACATCGCCCGGAGTAGCTGTCCGGGTGGTGCCGGTCGACGAACACGCTATCAATGTCAGACGAAACACAGCGCACGACGGTCGGACCACTTCCGAACGGGATAGGGCAGCAAGCACCGAGCACGCCGAACGCCCTGACCCGGGCCGTCTGGTTGCTGTGGGGGCTGAGTCTGGCCGCACTGGTCGGCCACGCGGTGAACGGCTGGTCACCCGCGTTCGGCAGTCTGGTCGCCGTCGACGGGCTGACCGTCCTGATGTGGACGGTCGTCACGTTCTTTTCGGGCATCGTCCACAGCTACTCCCGGCGCTACATGGCCGGCAGCGCCCACGAGACGCGCTTTTTCGCCACCGTGTTCGGCTTTACCGTGGTGGTGATGGCGCTGGTCGCGGCGAACCACGTCGCCCTCTTTGGCGCCCTGTGGCTGGCGATGGGGCTGTTGATGGCACAGCTCATCGGCGTCATCGACGGCTGGCAGCAGGCACAGGCGGCCGCGGCGGTCGCCCGCAGGTACTTCCTCGCGAGCAGCGCGTTGCTCGGTGTCTCGCTGGCGGCGCTGTGGTTGGCGACCGACGCGACGACGCTCTCCGGAATCGCCGCGGCCTCGGACACGCTGGGCGGGCCGGTGTGGCTCCTCGCCGCCGGCGCGCTCGTCCTCGCGGCGATGATCCAGTCGGCGCTCATCCCGTTTCAGGGCTGGCTGCTCTCCTCGATGACCGCGCCGACGCCGGCGTCGGCGCTGATGCACGCCGGGTTCGTCAACGCCGGCGGCATCCTGCTGACCCGCTTTGCCCCGGTCATCACCGTCGACCCCACACTCATGCTCGCAGTTGTCGGCGTCGGCGCGGCCAGCGCCCTCGGGGGGAAGCTCCTGAAATCGGTCCAGACGGACGTCAAGAGCAAGCTCGGCTGTTCGACGGTCGGCCAGATGGGCTTTATGATAATGCAGGCCGGGCTGGGCTTTTTCGGAGCTGCCATCACCCACCTCATCCTGCACGGCTTCTACAAGGCCTACCAGTTCCTCTCCTCCGGTGACGGCGTCGAACACAACAGCCCCGCCGGGCGGCCGGGCCGCAGGGAGAGCGTCGTCGGCGTCGCCGTGACGCTGTTGACCGCACTGGTCGGCGGCGCGCTGTTCGCGGTGCTGACGGGGAAGGGAGCGAAACTCGACAGCGGCCTCCTGTTGACCTTCTTCGTGGTGTTCACCACGCTACACGCGGCCCGCAACGCGGTCCAGCACACCGAACTGCCGGCGATGGCCCGCTACGGGGCCGTCCCGCTGGTCTTCTTCCCGGCCATCGTCGTCTACGCCGTGGTCTACGAGGGGGTCTCCGGGCTCTTGGCAGTGGGCACGGCGACGACCGAACTGACCCTGCTTCACGGCGCCGTCGCCGTCTTCTTCGTCGGCGTCTACCTCGCCATCGAGACCGGCGTCCACGAGCACAGCCAGCGCCTCTACGTGGCGCTGTTGAACGCCAGCCAACCGCCGACCGACACCGTGTTGACTTCCACGGAGGACTACAATGAGTACTGAATCCACTATCCGCGACAGCATCGACGACGCAGCCGCCACCGTCGGCTCGGTCTGGCCCATCCACTCGTTCGTGACGGCCAACCCCCTCTCGGGGTTCGAGGACCAGCCGTTCGACGAGGCGGTCGCACAGGCCACCGATATCCTCGGCGGCCGGGGCTATCCCAGCCCGGAGACGTTCCGCCAGGCCCTGGAGCGCGAGCAGATAGACCGCGAAATCCTGGAAGCGGAACTCGCCGAGGCCGGCTACGAGGCCGACCCGGAGGCGCTGCTCGACCGTATGGACACGACCGTCGACGCTGACGAGGCCGCAGAGGACACGGTCGAGGACCGCGTCGACCACGTGCTGACGAAGTGGCTGTCTGCCTTCCTCGACGAGGGGCGCGCCCACTGGGCGCTGCCGGACCGTGACCTCGGGTTCTACGGCGTCTTCCGCAACGTAGCCGCCTACGACACCCAGATTCCCGACGCGGGCATCGTCGCGGACCTGCCGGCGACGCCGGTCGAGGCCATCGAGACGGTGCTCGACCCGTATCCCGAGGCGCAGTGGGAGGCCATCTTCGAGGAGCAACTCTCCGCGCTCCCGGGCTGGACCGGCTTCATCAAACAGCGTGCCGAAGACGGGGGCGAGTGGCAGTCGAGGCATCCGATAACACTCGCGGGGTATCTCGCGGTGCGTCTGTCGTTGTTCGACGCCGTCGACGCCGACCTCTCGCCGGCCAAATCCCACACGGCCGAGCCGAACGAAACAGACGAGCTCAGCGAAGCGTTCCTCAGCGCCTGGGAGGCGACCTACCGCGAGGAGCTGGTCGACGCCGTCAGCGAGGCCAGCGAGGAACGTGCCGACGCCGACGACGGCCGTCCTGACGCACAGCTCGTCTTCTGTATCGACACCCGCTCCGAGGTCCTGCGTCGCCACCTCGAGGACACGGGCGACTACGAGACCCACGGCTACGCCGGCTTTTTCGGCGTTCCGATGGAGTACGAGGGGTACAACTCGGAGGTCTCCGTCGAGGCGTGCCCCCCCATCGCGGACACCCAGCACACCATCACCGAGCACCCGACCGACGGCGAGAGGCAGGCCGAGTACGACCACCTGACGGGCATCCGCGAGGCCGCCGCCGAGATTGTCGAGACCATCGAGTCCAACGCCGCGACCGCCTACGGCTTCGTCGAAAGCGCCGGGAGCGGCTACGGGCTCGCACTGGCGGGCCGCACGCTGGTTCCCGGGCGCGTCCACGACCTGTTCGACAGCGTCGACGGGAGAGTGCCCGACGAGCACGAGTTCTGTAGCCCGTCGGTCGAGACCCTCACGCTCGAAGAGAAGGTCGGGTACGCCGAGACCGCCTTCGACCTGATGGGGTGGGACCAGTTCGCCCGTCTGGCGGTGTTCACCGGCCACGCCAGCGAGACCGCGAACAACCCGTACGACTCGAGTCTGGACTGTGGGGCCTGTGCCGGCAACCCCGGCGGCCCGAGCGCCCGCGTCCTCGCGGCGATCTGTAACCAGGACGCCGTGCGGGAGGAACTCCGCGAGCGCGGCTTCGACATTCCCGACGACACCGTGTTCCTCGCCGGCCAGCACAACACCACGACCGACGAGGTCGACCTGTACGACAGCGGTGTGCCCGAGAGCCACGCCGAGGAGCTCGAAACGCTGCGCTCGGACCTGAAGGCGGCCCGCGAAGGCGCGACTGCAGAACGCACGAGGTCGGTTGACGACGCCGTCCGCGAGACCGAGCGCAAGGCGGCCGACTGGGCAGAGACCCGCCCCGAGTGGGGGCTGGCCGGCAACGCCGGTTTCGTCGTCGGGCCGGGGGAGCTGGCGGCCGACCTCGACCTCGACGGCCGCGCGTTCCTGCATTCGTACGACTGGACGACCGACCCCGACGGCGACGCGCTGGAAGCGATCATGACGGCGCCGATGGTCGTCACCCAGTGGATTAACTGCCAGTACTACTTCTCGACCGTCGACAACGCAGTGTACGGCAGCGGGTCGAAGATAACCCACAACCCCGTCGGCAACGTCGGCGTCTACCAGGGCAACGGCGGCGACCTGATGACCGGCCTGCCGCTGCAGTCGCTCAAGGCGGCCGACGACGAGCCCTACCACCAGCCGCTGCGTCTCTCGACGGTCATCCACGCACCGGTCGACACCGTCACCGACATCCTCGCGGACCACGAGGACGTGGCCGGTCTGCTCGACAACGGGTGGCTCTCGCTGACCGTCGTCGACCCGACCCAGGACCACACCGCCTTCCACTACGCCGGCGAACTCTCCTGGAGCCCGGCCAGCAAAGACGTGGCCGCCGAACCGTCTGCCGAAGCCACGCCGGCCGTGGCCGACGACTGAGCGGCGCGACGAGCCGCTTTTTACCCGAGCGACACTGCTCGCGCCGGATAGCGGCCGGTGGGGCCGTCGATTCTGTATAGCGCTATCTGATTTATCACCGATTCGCCGCCGACGCGTCGAACTTTTACGAGTCGGGCGTTTAGGCGCCGCTAATGGTCCAGAACGTGGCGTCCGTGATGCCGGAGCTGGAGCTTGAGGATTTCCACCTTCTCTCGGGGGTCGAACAGGGGATGCGGTTCTCGGAGTACGTCAACCGGGACAAGCTCACCGACTTCTCCCGGCTCAGCGAGGAGAACGTCGACTACCGGCTGGACCGGTGTGAGGACCGCGGGCTCGTCGAGCGCAAGACCATCCAGTACGAGGGGTTCAAGCTCACCTTCGAGGGGTACGACGCCCTGGCCTTGCACACCTTCGTCGAACGCGACACCATCGAGGGGTTCGGGGCCCCGCTGGGCGTGGGCAAGGAGAGCGACGTCTACGAGGTCCAGTCGTACAAACCCCTGGCGCTGAAATACCACCGCGAGGGGTACACCAACTTCCGCGAGGTGATGCGCGACCGGGACTACACGTCCGACCGCGACCACGTCTCCTGGCTCTACACGGCCCGCAAGGCCGCGGAGCGGGAGCACGAGGCCCTGGAGACGCTGTATCCCGACGTCTCGGTCCCCCAGCCGATCGACACGAACCGCCACGCCATCGTCATGGAGAAAGTCGACGGCGTCGAGCTCTCCCGGACGGGTCTGGAAGCCGAACAGGTCGTTCCCGTTCTGAACCTCGTCCTCGACGAGATGCA
The Halomicroarcula saliterrae genome window above contains:
- a CDS encoding proton-conducting transporter membrane subunit — protein: MSDETQRTTVGPLPNGIGQQAPSTPNALTRAVWLLWGLSLAALVGHAVNGWSPAFGSLVAVDGLTVLMWTVVTFFSGIVHSYSRRYMAGSAHETRFFATVFGFTVVVMALVAANHVALFGALWLAMGLLMAQLIGVIDGWQQAQAAAAVARRYFLASSALLGVSLAALWLATDATTLSGIAAASDTLGGPVWLLAAGALVLAAMIQSALIPFQGWLLSSMTAPTPASALMHAGFVNAGGILLTRFAPVITVDPTLMLAVVGVGAASALGGKLLKSVQTDVKSKLGCSTVGQMGFMIMQAGLGFFGAAITHLILHGFYKAYQFLSSGDGVEHNSPAGRPGRRESVVGVAVTLLTALVGGALFAVLTGKGAKLDSGLLLTFFVVFTTLHAARNAVQHTELPAMARYGAVPLVFFPAIVVYAVVYEGVSGLLAVGTATTELTLLHGAVAVFFVGVYLAIETGVHEHSQRLYVALLNASQPPTDTVLTSTEDYNEY
- a CDS encoding Lrp/AsnC family transcriptional regulator, with the protein product MGDDAIDGVDEAILHALQEDARNISSGDIAERTGTSGSTVRKRIQRLEGDEVIKGYSAEIDYQKSGYPLRMLLFCTAPIPERGEQIPGILDIDGVVSVQELVTGERNLLVTVVGETDSDITPVAQELLDLGLTVVDEVLVRSHETTPFGEFDGE
- a CDS encoding DUF2309 domain-containing protein, which codes for MSTESTIRDSIDDAAATVGSVWPIHSFVTANPLSGFEDQPFDEAVAQATDILGGRGYPSPETFRQALEREQIDREILEAELAEAGYEADPEALLDRMDTTVDADEAAEDTVEDRVDHVLTKWLSAFLDEGRAHWALPDRDLGFYGVFRNVAAYDTQIPDAGIVADLPATPVEAIETVLDPYPEAQWEAIFEEQLSALPGWTGFIKQRAEDGGEWQSRHPITLAGYLAVRLSLFDAVDADLSPAKSHTAEPNETDELSEAFLSAWEATYREELVDAVSEASEERADADDGRPDAQLVFCIDTRSEVLRRHLEDTGDYETHGYAGFFGVPMEYEGYNSEVSVEACPPIADTQHTITEHPTDGERQAEYDHLTGIREAAAEIVETIESNAATAYGFVESAGSGYGLALAGRTLVPGRVHDLFDSVDGRVPDEHEFCSPSVETLTLEEKVGYAETAFDLMGWDQFARLAVFTGHASETANNPYDSSLDCGACAGNPGGPSARVLAAICNQDAVREELRERGFDIPDDTVFLAGQHNTTTDEVDLYDSGVPESHAEELETLRSDLKAAREGATAERTRSVDDAVRETERKAADWAETRPEWGLAGNAGFVVGPGELAADLDLDGRAFLHSYDWTTDPDGDALEAIMTAPMVVTQWINCQYYFSTVDNAVYGSGSKITHNPVGNVGVYQGNGGDLMTGLPLQSLKAADDEPYHQPLRLSTVIHAPVDTVTDILADHEDVAGLLDNGWLSLTVVDPTQDHTAFHYAGELSWSPASKDVAAEPSAEATPAVADD
- a CDS encoding serine/threonine-protein kinase RIO2, whose product is MVQNVASVMPELELEDFHLLSGVEQGMRFSEYVNRDKLTDFSRLSEENVDYRLDRCEDRGLVERKTIQYEGFKLTFEGYDALALHTFVERDTIEGFGAPLGVGKESDVYEVQSYKPLALKYHREGYTNFREVMRDRDYTSDRDHVSWLYTARKAAEREHEALETLYPDVSVPQPIDTNRHAIVMEKVDGVELSRTGLEAEQVVPVLNLVLDEMQTAYQEGFVHADMSEYNVFVTTQGVVVFDWPQAVPTDHENAEELLARDVDNIASYFQRKYPAVVPDVDIDAVAAALTDDSFETVGDYTV